The following DNA comes from Miscanthus floridulus cultivar M001 chromosome 5, ASM1932011v1, whole genome shotgun sequence.
TACTAGGAGGTAACCGATCGTGATCCTTGCTCGCTGAGAATGAGACGTTCCGAGGATGAACATCACATTCACATTGTGGGGCGGTGTCAGTGTCGACCTATATATTTCGCCGCTCGTAGACATCACCTGCTCACCTAAACGCATATGGAACCAAGAGCAAGCACCGCAAATGATTGCGACCCATACACCCACTCCAACTAGGATCAAACATGTGTGCGCATCACCACGCATGAAAGATTAGGACGTGAAAGATTAGTAGAAGAGCATACCTGGGCTGATTGCAGGAGGAGCCAGCCAGCCAGCATGCAATTTCTCTTCGAAGTTTGGAGGAGCCTCTTGCGCCTTGACTATTGATGAGCTAGCTGTGTCATGATGTATTGGTGTGCGAGATGTATGGTCGGATAGCGGCGGGCGAGGACAAAGGAGAagggtgcagtgcagtgcagtgcagataAAGGTGCCAAAACTTTTTCAGTGGGAATAGAAATTTGGAATGCACGTCTACCCAGCAAACAAGGGCACAAGGGCAACAACGGGTGCGAGACGAAACACGGGAGGTCCATGAAAGGATGCGTACTACTCCAGTACTCTCTCTCTTCCAAAATAAAAATCATTCTCATTTTCCGATAAGTTGATTTTTTCTAACTTGGATCAATTATATATAATTTTTtagtatttataatatataattaatattattagataggTCGTTAAATATATTTGGAGATAGAGGAAatacatatttttttataaatctagtcaaaattaaaaaaatttgaTCTGCACGTATCTCACCACGTACGTGCTTGCTCCTCGTGCTCTGTTCGCTCTGGTTCCTTTTCGTTACCCCGTCTCGAGGAAACCCGGAAAACACACGCTGACATGCTGTGGTTGGTGCACCATCACGATTCAGATTCACGAAGGCTGCGTGCATTTGCAGTTCCCAGTAGCATTTGCAGAAATCTGCTTCAGCTTCCCTGAGAGGTATTGTGCCAGGCAAAACCACCAATGTATGCCTATCATAGATTAGTGGAACGTCAATCAAATGGTACTATTTATCCTGGAATCATTTTTCAGCATGTGGTTCTAGTATCGAAAGTCAAAACAGCTTTCAGTGGTTCCCAAGTTTCTGTCACTTAATCTGCAGTCAAGCAACATCGAGTCCAATGAGCTGGACACGTAAATCTCTGACCAGTTTGAGAGCACATTGATTTCTGAAAAAAACGAGACTTGCTTTCGAAAGTTCCTCAGCGTGATCTTAGGACTGCAGTACCACATATACAAGCGCAACACTGAACGTTGGCTATAGCAGTCACAGTCTTTGGCTCGTCTGGTAAGCTTCGTATCATTTGTAAATTGTAATGCAAACGCAGGTGACAAGGACAGTCATTTCCGTTCGGTGCACAGCATATGTCAGCCTATTTGGTTCCGAAAGACTACAGGAGTCAAACTGTGAAGGATCGAAacgggcgaccagaggggggtgaatggccgcggaagccaaaaataatttctaacccttcccctaaacacaaaacctgattaaatcacgtttttcaaatctggccagaactctatgtacctagtaaacatgatgtggacgaaaatccgtaactccgatcgacctaaaaatttgtcagattaaactagatgaaattacgaaactaacccaactggaatcacgtcaatcggacttacggatcttgagataaaaataaaacaagcagactatgtcagatgctgacgagaattgtaaagaaccaatcgagatgcacaagatcaatcattatagatgaaagattaaattgagtaattgaacttacaaaagtgcatctagcctccgcCCGAACATCCTCCCTCTCTTAATCGGAGAGATCAACAAAAACCTCTCACTAGAGTTCAAACCCTAGGCTAGACCGGAGAGAGGAAAACTAAACCGTGGAACCCGGGGCACGAGTACTGTTCACGGTACTGTTTACGCGTGAATGGTAACTCACCGAGAGTCCAAAACGTTCCGCTCCCTTctcaaccctaggtgccacatatttatatctccaaagggtGGCACGACCTATTTTCACATAACCCTCTACGCTAAATAAATCCAACGTAGGAGCGTAAATTCCAATTACGTCCTCCATGGCAAATTCCGCGATGTCCGCGATCCCTCCATCTTCGCGATGTGATCCTCGCGATGTCGTCGCACGACCATCCGAAATCGTATCGTGATCGCCAGAATTTCCATCTTCGGCCAACGCACGTCGCGCGAGCGTCCCGGTACGATGCATGGCTTTGTGGCTCAACCAGCGAACCCCGGATTTTGTGGCGTAATCTGGAAACCTCCCTCGACGTCCTCCCACCGTGTAGCCAGGTACAGTAGACGTACACCACACGATCGCCTGTCCCTCGAACGCAAGCCTCGATCCGCCCTTCTCCGCCTCCACGGTTCTTCGGAACGGCATCCTATCCTCGTTCTTCACTCGTCGCCGCATGTACCttgtctccacctgtcacctacaaccacAACCTGTCGAGAAATACGTCACACGCACACCGTATTGTCAAtcgctcatcaccaaggtgctagCACACCGGCATCTCAAACTGCCAAAGACTGACTGCAAACCAAGCTAATCCGGGGTTACCTGCATCTCGCTAATCTGATGCTAGTGATACTAGTACTAACAAACGGAAGTCCTACCTCCTACAGAAGGCACTAATCATTGAGGTAAAGATCACAGGGCCTTTGCACATGAATCTCCAACAAAATGATTAAAGAATACGCACTGGCAGTGGCAGCTCAGCAAAATTTTTCGAATTAAAGTATATAGTACTCGGAACACGAGCTACCAACGGCACCAAACAGTTCTGCAAAGTCGCGTTTGTTAATCCTTTATCCTGCTAAAGCGAATTGCTGCTAAGCACTGCACAGTCGCACAGGGGAGAGAGCACTCTGTCCCCGCACCCCAGCTTTCCGTTGGCATCCGCCGATAATTTTTACTGCTCCGCCTCTCGTGAGCCGTACCACACTACCACCCCACTAGTTACTGTTAGTGGCATGGCACGGCAAAGCTCGCGCCTCGCGCCGTAGGCTTTTCTACGGAGAAGAAGCCAGGGGCAAAGGCTGGTGGTGCACTGGTGCTCAGGGCACGGTGCGGTACTCTCTGAAGGCCATCccggttcgtttgggctggtttggcttataagtcatgactgaaaatactgttggttggtttggtgtaagaaaaaaatatggTTCATTGACTAATAAactatggcttataagtcaaatacgtCCTAGCGAACCGGCTGTGCGCTGGGCGCCTGCGCCCGTTCAGGAGCGACGGGCAATGGCTTCCTGGTCTTCGTGCCTTCGCCTTTGCGTCTCCCCTACCGTAGCGATACTGGATATGCGTGCTATACTGGTACCACACTGTCACTGGGGTGGGTGAGGACTGAGGACTGAGGACGCATGCGCCATGGAGGCAAGAGAGTCTTGTCCGGTGACGCCGTTGGGCGACTTGGGTCAGGAGGGAGGCGAAGGTTGGAGGGGGCCGAACGGCGACAGTTCTCGACTTCTCGTTGTTTTTGAGAGGGAACGCCGCCGAACGCGATGCATGTGCAGGCTTGCGTATGACAAGATTCGTGGGCCCAAAATAGCGAAGCCCATGGGCCAAATTCATCTTCCCTGCCCTATTTAGAGGGTGGTTGGGACAGCTCCCAATAGCTTCAAATCTGGAAAAAAAAAAGCTTCATTCCTATTTTTTTAGCCAGATACCTCAAATTCCACCGCCTTTAAATCCATCAAAACACGGATCTAGCTCCTAGATCCATGAAATCTAAGGAGCTCCGTAAGAGGTGCTATGAAAACACGTAGCTCCGACTTCAAATCCGGTAGCAACTGGAGGAACTGTATCAAACACTTTAGAAAGGAGAgtcattcggcctgttcgctggttggtttctgggctggtttgagctggctggcactggtttgttgtgagaggaaaatactgtttgctggctggtttgggttggctgaaaccaacaagcgaacatgatgATTATCTGGTAAATAGTAGAAAAGCCGGAGTATTTTTCTGTGTCTAGACTCTAGAGCCGGAGCTTCAGAAAGTGAGTCCTCAAGTGGCAAGTGCCCAGCAAAATCGTTCAGCTAGTAGCAGTATCTGTGAAGGTTAGCGCACGTAACACAAGTCTCTATGTGTCAACAATAGTGTCTTTCCATGCAGAACAATATAGGACCATACGGATGCTTAGGATATTGCCTACTGCCCTGTCTGATGCCTAGGATATTGCCTTCAACAATCAACCATATGTTCACGAAAGCAGTCAGATACAtttgacagaatatgctcggaTAAACTGCTGGAAACCCATTGACCACGAGAGCTGATCTTTTATTTCCCAATGGCAAATTGGCTACACCAAAATCTCAATCTGCAGCACAACTGAGGAAAGCAGAAATATGGACGCATTATAAGCATTAGGAAAAGGATAACTGTTTGTACCTAATAATGTTGCTATATTTTTAATCTAGTGGGAAGCATTAAAAAAAGCAAGCGCCTTATGCAAGTGAATCAGATAAATCAAGTAACCAAACTCTAAAGAACACATCTCATGGTAAAGTAACCATAATGTCATGAAAGACTGCTGATGGCAAAGCATGACATGTAGTTTCTAGTCAATCTAATAGTAAAGTAGATCTGAAGATATCCATGCCCATGTTTTAGAAGTATGACAACATGGGTTCTAGGATCTCAAATCAAAATAGAGAGAGTGTGTTACCAGTTCAGTTTGCTCTAGTCTGCTTTGATCAAGCAGGCACAAAAAATACCAAATGGAAGCTCTGATCTATATATATTCAAGGTCTCCACAAGCTACATCATCCAATACGCTCCTGTCAGGGCCTgagcttgctgcttcttcaaattGATTATTATTAAGGTGTATACTTTCCACCTCTTCGAGTTCATCAGTGTCAGGGTCTCCTTTTGTTGCCTCTTCAGTTTTACTATTGGGGTAAACTCTCATTCTGATGCGCTTGCCTTTGATGTATCGATATTCCCATTTTGGTGGTGGGTATTTCTTTTTTAACTTTTCATATTTGTCCATCATCTCTAACTTCTGAAATACATCACCTAGCATCCTGATAATAGAACCATCAGGTCTTATGCCTAGTTCCTCCATATCAGCAAAAATCTGGAGAATTTACGTGTAAGACAGCATAAGAATGCTTGGATAATTATCCCCAACTAATGTTTCTGCTGAAGCCAAACCCCAACTTTTAGTTCAAACAGCATGCAAACTGGTGAAATAAGGAAAAAAAACACATTTCATTTCCTACCTCAAACATCTTATCATACGCTCCAGCACTGTAATAGAAAGAAATCATTCTCATGAAAAATGTATGAGGCAAACCCTCCATATATCGTGAGAATACCATTCCAAATAACTCTTCTACTTCCTCAATCCGTCCGTCCTCGATCAAAGCATTCAACAAGGTGTAATAGGTTCCCATTGTCTTCCCTTGACCTTTGTTGAACATCCATTTAATGACCTAGATTATGTGGTCATTGTTTCAGTTCAGAATAAGGGTTTGTTATTATAAAGGAACAACTAAATCCTAGGTGTAGTATTGGTAAAGGAAAAAACAGTTCATctttcttaattgaaaggcagagctcctgccattatcTTCCAAACAAAAACGGTTTACTGTTAAAAGAGAGCAGCTAATTCTGTTCTTCTAGAACTGGGAGCAGCTAATTGACTTGTCAAAGGATGAGATTACTAACAACATTCTCCAAGAAAGGGGACTAGCAGCTAATACAGTATGAAACTTTAACTAGAAATTCATGACAATTGAAAGGAATATGTAGGAAAATAATTTAGACCAAATAGTTCACATCAAAACTTGGAACTTCCATTTAACACCTGAATTATTCGTTTCCATTCCTTTTCGTCTTCAAGTTTCTTCAGTGCCTTCTTTACTACTATCAAGGGAAACGCCAGTTCCCATGCAACAAATGAGTCAAGTGCTCCATAAACTTCCTCCTTTACATTAGACAGACCTTTAATCTGCACGAGATGATAAAAATTTGACATATAATTTCAGACACTCAATTTGAATGTGTCCATAGGAAAATGAGTATTTGAAAAAGACATCCTACACAAACTATATGTTGCCCCTTATGTAACATACAGTGATACAGGTAATGTGACTGAAATTTGCTACAAATACAGAAGCTGAAATCTGCAAAAGCTGAATGAAAAGATATTTCTTTGTTTGTTGGGTTGTGGCAGTGGACTAAAGTTAATCCAGCAATGTCAAGGTGATGCACAAGAGTATACAAACACAATTAATTTTTCAACAGAGAAGCGTTCAAGAGCCTCACACATTCGACAAGCTTCTGTGACTTGGAAATAGTCCCAATTTTCTTCCGAGTTTTCCACACACGGGGATATCTCGGTCTTGGACCCCTGATACCACAAACCTGCTGCACAATCGCAATTAATAGGAATCATGATAGGCCGCTCCGCCAGTACTGAACCACCATATGCATACCGCAAGCGGCACAGTAGATTAAGCTCACCACTACAGAATTAAACTTTATATGATGTCGAACAGGCCCCTCCTTTACTGAAGCAAATGCAGGCGACCAGTAGCTCCTCAAGCAAAACATTCTATAATCTGTATTAGcgaaaaactaaaacaaaatccACGAAAGCAGATAAGAGCGTCGCCTTTCACGAGATGAAGAGAACTCTCGTCTTCACGCTGTACCTTAATAGAGTATCAGAAGAGCAGTAGGACTGGAGGAGAAACGGAAAAGGATGggctgccgctgccgccaccgcccgccgccgctgccgccgccgagtGGAGTAACCGACTGCCGGTACCGTCGCTGCTTCAGGCCGGAGTAGGGAGGGGAGCGACCGCAACCGCACAGCGGCAGCTTGCAAAGTTGCAATCCCCCAggattggaaaaagtctacttaacccccccccccccccccccctttcttggtctacttcacccctgttttacccctgaactttctaaaactgtCTACTTCACCCTAACTATGAAAATGTTTGGTAGTTGTGTTAGTTTTGTTATGCTCAGGAAATCAGCTCAGGTTCCTGTATTTCTGTTTTCTGCATTCCTTGATTCCTTTCTCTTGCTATCATAGTCTTCCACTCATTGTTCTTATACTGCGCAGATGTTAGCTAAACTTGTCAGTGGAATGCACAAGCCTGCTCAACAAACAGTTGTCCCTTCTTCATCAGTTCAAGACTTTCTAGCCTCACTACTGGTGAAGAAGATGTAATGATCTAACTCTAACAAGACGCCTCTGTCCTTTCTAGGTTCTTGCTTTTTCCTGGGAAAAGTTTTTGAGGCTCTGTATCACTATTAGATCACAGAACATTGTGCTTTAAGCCTTTAATTGAAACTATGCATGGTGTGAAACTGAATGTTGAGAATAACCGTATTGTTCAGGAAACAGCTTGGTGGTAAGCTTGGAAGTTCCTTGCAGGATGATCTTGGGGTTGAGACCATTGGTGATCTCCTAAGTTTTACAGAGGATAAGTTGCAAGAGCAGTATGGAGTAAATACAGGGTAATTATGTTCATGCTTTATTAATGTGTTATTATTTGGTTTACTTTGATTAATGTACATATAAGCTTATAGTGAAGATATGATATCACGTTTTAAAGAGTTAATAGTTGTTATTCCCTTTGGCCTTTAGCAGATGATGTAACTTTTAAGTTGATAGTTGTTTCATTGTATCAAACATGCTTCTTTGCATATATTTTTTTAATATCATGCCAAATAGGCAAATACTCACTAACTCATCTTGTAAGCGCTTGACTTCATGCAGAACATGGTTATGGAAGACTGCTAGGGGCATTAGTGGGGAAGAAGTTGAGGATCGTCTTTTACCCAAGAGTCATGGGTGTGGAAAGACATTTCCTGGCCCAAGAGCATTGAAGAACAGTGCTTCTGTAAGAATTGCTTACTCTGTCATTTTCGTTGTTCTTTAACAAAATCTTTAGTTATTACCTGCTCAAGAAACAGAGTATCCGAAGTTATAATGATAGAGCGTAGCATTTATTATGAACCGTAGTTCATTTGGGGGATAACTATTGCTAGGACGATAGCCTGACAAAGTTGGCTTGAAGGGAGACTAGAGTGTTTGGGGTGAATTCGACTGATTGTTCTTCATTCCTTTTCTCCTTGATACAACACCTCCCTTATAGATAGAGGATTTGTAACCACCTAAGGAAGGCCCAATCAAATCCTAACAAATCATATCCAATCCTATCTCTAATTGACCCGAATCTAACCCTATCTCTAATTGACCCAATAACTCTAATTAGTCCTATGGGCCCCTGCCCCGCCTAGCTGACCCCCATAACAGCATTTCAATTGGCACCTGATGTATGAAGGACCATATGTTTAGTTGCATACTTTTTTGACTTGGGTGAAATAACTTGAAAATATGTAACTCTCAAGTTTCAATATGATGTCTTGTGACCTGTATGGTGACATTGTTGATCTGGAGTCTGGAGCCCTGCATGTCAGTGAGAGGATCAGCGGTTACTAAAGAAAACTTGGCAGTTCCATGTACAAACTTTTGTGGTCCATGTCAGCCACATTTGTAGAGCTTACACCAGACTAATTCTGAACAGTCGTTGTACTTGACTACTGCTGCTCTTATCAAATATTAGTTTGTTGAAATGAGCAGCATGTACAACACAGAATTATGTTGGTGCTCTATGATGCTGCACTTTGATGGCCTTAAGGGATGCTAGATGCAGTACCAACTTAAATTTTGTGCTACCTGAGTCAGATGCCACATGCatgtatttgagaaaaaaaaggaTCCCACATGCATGTCTCAAAAAACAAAATATCTCATTCCTATGTAAGAATCTCGGAAATTTTTTGTTAAGGTTCAGTTAATTCAGTCAATCTTTATGTTGTAGGTCAAAGGCTGGCTGGATCAACTATGTGAAGAATTAAGTGAACGGATCCAATCTGACCTGAACCAGAACAAGAGAATTGCCCAAACGCTAACTCTTCATGCCAGAGCATCTAAGGTATTTTGTGTAATAATATACTAATACCTTTCCTTTTAGGGTACTGTAATTTCTGATAAAATGGTCAGGCATGTATCTAGTCCAATTTCACACTGCACACCATAACTTCCTGATTTTTCTACTTTTGCTGCAGGAAAATGAACGTGATTCAACGAAGAAATTCCCTTCCAAATCCTGTCCTTTGCGCTATGGGACTGGGAAAATTCAGGAGGATGCAATGAAGCTATTTGAAACTGGCCTTCACGAGTTTTTAGAATCTCAGAACACTGGATGGAGCATAACATCACTTTCTGTTACTGCAAGCAAAATAtttgatatacctagtgtatgcttATAAAAGCTTTCTTAGCAATTGATGATTGGATGCATTATCTAGTTTAAATGTTGAGACACCTTAGAGAAACATGGCAACTTCAGTATATTATTTTGATCTCTTGATAAATAAAGCCTCATTCCTTCAAACCAAACATATATTGAGATTATACATTATGTAGAAGTTCCACCAGCTTTTATAACACTCCAACATACTAATGAAATTACAATCACTTAAAGcaaaatgaaaacaaaaaatcCTATTAAATCTGTGCTAACATGTCTGCAACCTTATTATCTGTCATTTCTGAACTGTGGTGTCTTCTTCTCATGTTTGCAAATGCTACACCATATATCAGGCCCCACATAAATTTACAAATGCATTTTGCTAATTTTTATTTGTTATTTTAATTTCATTTATCAGGGAACAAGCTCAATCTTGAGATACATTAAAGGTCCTAGTTCTGCTGCACCTCCGGCTATACCTGATTCTTCGTCTGTACCTGAGGATCCATCTCTTGGTGATCTTCCTTAGTTCCAAGTGTGCCTACTTTTTGCAGTTTTTGTTTGTTCCTACTTTAAGGATCTTCCAATATTTTTCTGTAGACAACGATGTATTTGTGAAGCCAATTCATCTACATCTCAGAAAGAAGACAATAATACACATTCTGCGTCTGCGATTTCAGCTAAACAgtgccaagcaaatgaagaaaaaaGAATATCAAAGAAGTTGCCTGAAGTTAAGGTCAGTTCTTTTCTCCTCGGTGGACACCATCAAACTGATTTCTTGTTGGTTTTATTCTTAAGCTGTTGGTGAATGAAAATGTCGTTTTCCTTTTGTTTCTGTTTGCTTGCTTCCGGGCAACAATGTAGCATCAACTATTAATATTCAAGTTGGAATATCCCAAAGTTAGTGCTTGGCATTGCCTTTTGTATCAGAAATGATTAAATCAAGGGCTTTTCTTTCTGAGTCAGCTgtattttctttttctccaatatATAGCCTCTTACCATCTTGTATTTGCTCTTGCTTTTTTCAATGAAATTAGCACTGAATTGTGCTGTTCGTTAAAAAAAAGGATTCCAAGTTTGACATGTACTCTACTTGTTcacttcttttttttattttgtctcATTTCTTTTGTGTTGGTAGTATATGACTTGCAAACTAATTTTTAGTTTCCATGTCATTAACTAATCCAAGATGTTTCATGACGATAGGGAACTTCCTTGATATTGAAGTTTCTTTCACGGGTTCAATCTACCCTCCATGAGAAAAGAAAATCTGATGCACTAATTTGCAACCATCAAGGTTTGGTGGACTGTAAGATGCAATGATGCAGATATATTGATTTAACCACTGCCACATTTGACATTTCTTCGTTTGCTGAATATTCGTGATGACATTAGGTCCAGGGAGTTCTTCGGAAGCAAACAAAGCTGAAGAACACAATGTGCCTGCGGAGGCTGAGGATAGGAACAACACCAGCAGTTGTGCTGAACCCTCTGGCAGCAACACATGGATGTTCAACATTCAAGACATTGATCCAGCGGTGGTGGAGGAACTGCCACCTGAGATCCAAAGAGAAATACAAGGGTGGGTCCGTCCATCGAAGCACCCGAGCACGAAGAGACGTGGTTCTACAATTTCTTCGTACTTCCCACCCGCGAGGTCTTAGATACGTTGATATGCTAGTTCTTGATTGTTTATTCTGTACTCTTCTCCACACAACACAACGGGCCTAGCTCTGTGTATTGTAATTGTAAGATGTGAAGATGTTCAGGTAGCCCCTATATGTGATGAGCAGTTGGATGGGACCTCTGTGAATATTAGTTTATTTGGGTGAAAGATGGAAACATGAACATTAATGTATGTGCAAATGGGTACTTGAGGTACTAGGATTGCATCTACTTATACTCATGTTGGAAAATTATTGAGTACAGTACTTTGAATCTTGATAACAAATGAATGACAGTGAAATAAACCTTGGTAATGGAACCTGTCTAGTTCCATGGCAGTCGGTCTTTCAGCAAAGCATAGATAAATCAGTGATTGAGACGACACATGTCGATCAATTTGTGCATCTGTGGTACTGTTTGATCGTGAAGAATCATTTGTACTCTTTCTTCCCATTTCATATGCTCGCATCTTTTCTATCACTCTGCCCAGCATGTGCAGATGTAGTAAAATAAACAAAATTAAGCGGGAAGAATTTACAACAACATAT
Coding sequences within:
- the LOC136453013 gene encoding pentatricopeptide repeat-containing protein At4g21190-like, whose protein sequence is MFCLRSYWSPAFASVKEGPVRHHIKFNSVVVCGIRGPRPRYPRVWKTRKKIGTISKSQKLVECIKGLSNVKEEVYGALDSFVAWELAFPLIVVKKALKKLEDEKEWKRIIQVIKWMFNKGQGKTMGTYYTLLNALIEDGRIEEVEELFGMVFSRYMEGLPHTFFMRMISFYYSAGAYDKMFEIFADMEELGIRPDGSIIRMLGDVFQKLEMMDKYEKLKKKYPPPKWEYRYIKGKRIRMRVYPNSKTEEATKGDPDTDELEEVESIHLNNNQFEEAASSGPDRSVLDDVACGDLEYI